From Punica granatum isolate Tunisia-2019 chromosome 1, ASM765513v2, whole genome shotgun sequence:
CAAGCAGTTTTAGTAGTTAAATTGGTCGTTGCAGCAATGCACTGACTCAATTGTCAACTCGTTGAAGCTTTCTATTTTGGATGTTATTTTCTCGTGAAGGTTTTGGAGGCTTAGTTGGTACTGAAGTTTCCATTCAGTTCCTGTACATAAATCCTGTCCTGTCTCTTTCTATATTATCCTAAAGGTTTGTTGAGGAGTTACCCTTTGATTTGGGCCTATTACCTAATTCAATCTCTGTTGTCGAGGCGTATTGATCTACACTGTCTCGTGTCATTTTAGGGTAGAGCATGTGATAGCATCCTGGGCATAGCGTTCTTGCCTGTCTTTTGATTACTCTCTAAAATGTTTTCTAAGCCGAGCATGTTAGTATTGCATGGACTTAATCTCGAAATAAATGGCTGTTATTGGGAAGAATCAGAGTTAAGGGTCTTTTCCTTGCTTTTAAAGAAAGCTAAACCATAGACTTAAttccaatttttttcccttgacATCCTTTCATCTGTAACGAATTGAATGAATCTGATGTCATTATTCCAATGGAACAAAACAGTACACGAAGGAGTTGGATGATCTAAGATCACAACTTGCGAGCACCCAAGCAACTGCAGATGCGAGTACTGCATCAGCTGAATCAGCCCAATTTCAATGCTTGGCACTCTTGAAGGAACTAGATGAGAAGAACAGGTCCTTGAAGGATCACGAGGATCGGGTCAATAAGTTAGCTGAGCAATTAGATTACCTACAGAAGGATCTGCAGGCCAGGGAATTTTCGCAGAGGCAATTGAAAGATGAGGTTCTGAAAATCGAGCAGGATATTATGCAAGCTGTTGCTAGAGCTGGGGTGAGCAAGGATTCAGAGCTGAGGAGAATGCTGGATGAGGTTTCTCCCAAGAATATCGACAAGCTCAATAAACTTTTGGATGTTAAGGACGAGGAAATTGCGAAACTGAAGGATGAAATCAGGGTCATGACTGCTCACTGGAAGATGAAAACTAAAGATCTGGAGTCGCAGGTCTTTCTTCTTATCCAGTCACCCGTTTTATATCTTATTTTCACGATTAATCCTCCTTTTGGGATTAAAGAGGCAGTTtctcattcatcaacaatGTTCAAAATACAGTTGGAGAGGCAGCGGCGAGCTGATCAGGAGCTGAAGAAGAGGGTATTGAAATTGGAATTCTGTCTCCAGGAAGCTCGTGCTCAGATGCGGAAGCTTCAAAGGGTATGGTATTCATTTCTTAGTATAGTTCTATTTTTTGGAGTTTCCTATGTTATTCACTTCGGTTTTGATCATGTATCAGACGGGAGAAAGAAGGGAGAAAACTCTGAAGGAGCTCAGGGAGCAGTTAGCAGGGAAGCAACAACAGGAGGATGGTGGTGTTAGCGAGAAGCAGAACTTCTGGGAGACCCCGTGTTTCAAGATAATGGTCTCCATGTCGATGTTGATCCTGGTGGTATTCTCCAAGCGGTGAAGTCAATCTGTAGCCCCATTCGCTGTTGTTTTAATGCACTCTATTAGGTTAGGATTGTAAATGCCAATAGACCTGTGGAATGGCCAAATCTTATGGGCCATGTCAAATCCAACTTCTGTTCTCGTAGGTGGCATATGATTAGGAATATCCCGGGATATATGTTGGTGAGTCGACATTTTATCTCTGTGTCAGCACATAGCAAATATATGATGGGATCATCCTTTTGGATCCGATCGAGGGACTGGAGTATCTTATATAATCATAGTAAATGAAATGTCTCTTGAGTTTCTGTTCATTTGAAAATCCCAAACAATGATTTTGGCGGGGGAGGTGGGATCCAATGCATTGAGTAGGTTTGAGTGACCTCCATGTGAGGCAAAATGTTGTTGGAAAATAGCAAGACTTTCTTGTCATCAAATGATCTGGTTTTCACTTTTGGGTAGacctttttgactttgtaaaCGACATCCATAATAATTTCCTAAATTGCAGTTTCGGAAATTAATGGTAATCTGCATTCTACGATCTATGAATCTAGTGACATTATGATACAGATAAGGGACAAGAATATGATGCTGAAGTGACATAGACCTTTCAATATATCTATAGACAACTCTGTAACGTCTACCATCCTGAGCATTGCTGCACGTACGGATTGTAAGCTTTTCGTATGTCTGGAGACCGAAACACGCTAATTCTCTTCTATGACCTACCTCATTTCATGGAGCTCTCTGACATTGATCCACTGGGGGATAAACGATGCAGATTGTTTTCTGTTGCTGTAAGATCTATATTTCCATGCATCTTTACACCGGAACTTAGTTGCTCTTCCCTTTCACCGATGACTTGAGCTGTACATACCCAGTAAAAACTCAAACTAAAGCTTGCTGACTCCTAATACGAAATACCCTGAAAATCACTTCCTATCTCTGCAGCATAAATCTTGCAGCACTAGGCTGATGAGTACAATAATACAACCAACATAGGGCTGTAATCTTGCTGATGTCGAGAAAAATGTCGCAGGCGGAGGAGGGCCGAGGTTCCCAAAATCTGTTGGATTCCCGGAGGGAGGATTGCCTGAATTCAGCACCGCTGGTGGAGTTCCCGAGCTAGAAAATTCAGTCACATCATTAAAACCAAATGAAGTCATATGACTAGAATAAATATTGACTGCAGCACATAGCTGATAGAAAATTAGTTGTACTAACCCTGGTACTGGTACTGGGACTGGCACTGGAACTGCTCCCGTTGATGGCGGAGGCAGTGCTGCTGTAGTTGGTGTGGGAGTCGGTGTTGTTGGAGTAGTAGTTGCCGGAGCTGAAGTCTGTGATGTCGGGTAAATGCAAGCTCCCGTGCCTGTTCAAATGTCGGGCATTTAGTTTTCATTCTATCTATAGCACACAAGCAAGCAAATATTATGAAATAGAATTTCTTACTAGGATTTGCGGCAACTATGGTAGCGGTCCCGCTGAAATCACAGCTCGTAGCCACGGGATTCTTCTGATAGTAGCTGTTGAAGGCATATGATGCATGGTTCTCAAGAGTGTTTGGGTTATAACAGCTCGCCCCCATCTGAATCTGCGAGCAGTCAGCTCCTCCAATCCCACATGCATAATCCAGAGCCGCCTGAAGAGCGGCTTCTGATGCTCCAGCCTTGGCCACACACCAGCTTTGCCCTGGGATAGCTGGAGAAGTACTTGGAGTCGCTGGAGGATTGGTGGTGGGAACTGGGGTAGGAGTGACTGTGGGAATGCCTGGTGTGGATGGGTAGGTGGTCACAGGGTTAGTTACGGGAACGGGCGTCACTGGAACAGGGTTAGTTACGGGAATGGGCGTCACTGGAACTGTGACCGGGGGTGTAGGAAAGGTGACTGGAATAGGTGGGGGGAATGCAAGAGGTGTCAAGTTGGGATTGGTGGGGGAGATCGCAACAGGTCCTGCGGTCGCAGGGACAGTGACAATGATCGGTGTGGGCGTTACAGGGAAGTCCGTGTCATGACCAGTTGATTTCATATGGTCCGATTTTAGGAGTGCTCTGCGAGAGGGAACTGAGATCGGTTCTTGGACGTTTCTAATTTCAACAATCCTCCCATTAGGCTTGGTCCTCCCGCTTTTAAATGATTCGGAGATCCTGTAACGGAGCTGAGATACTTCTTTTGGAGCAGCTGGACCTCTGATTGCCAAAACTACATGGAAGCCATTGCTGGGAAGACGGGAACTCACCAGATGAGCTCTTTCAACTATGGACCCGATAAACCGATCTGCCCTTTTCTTATCCTTGCCGCCTCTGTCTTCTATAATGATCTTAGAAATTGATTTATCTATCCCGCTAATCAGCTCCATGGCATTTCCTTCAGTCAGTTTCTCCAAGTGTGGCAACGGAAATGCCACCGACAGCTCCACTCTATGTTTGTTCCCGAAATTACCAATGATCCTATTAACTGTTTCCAGGGTGAGCTGAAGATTTTGCAGCTCACAGGGACCTGAATTACCATGCCCGAATCTCACTATTATGTTCCTAATGCGTTTATCAAGGAGCAGTCGGGCTTTGAGCCATGAAACCGTCGAAGTTTCAGAAGCGATCAAATTCTTAACCTGTCTTTCACTCAACCAGAGATCAACTGATAAACCCAAGCCAGCAGCCGAACTACGAACTCTGCCATCAGATGGAAAGACCTGAAGCCCTGCAACCGAAGAAGTTGCAGTGTCTCCTGTCAAGGAAGAAAGAGTACTATTATGATCAGAATAGAACAACTCGCCTGTCCAAGTAATACTTCCATTACCGTAATCATGCTCGCCAGAAGAACAGCTGATGAGAAGatggaagaggaggaagaggcagTTGGCAGACCCTGGAGCCATTTTATTGGGATGGACGAGTTTTCGGAAATCGGGCGGAGGAGGTCCAAATGGATTTTTAATGGGATTCATGTTATGGTCTACTCTTAAAGAACCATCTTCAAAttgatttgaaataaatgCTGTCtggaaagagagaaagatagagggagggaagaagaaaaaggtaaGGTTGAAGATAAAAGTGGTGGGCAGAAAAAAGGAGTAATACTGTAAAGCAAAGGTGAATATATCATATCATGTATATGTTTACTTTGTCACCAAGGATGGGGAAGGGAATGTACTCTCCCTCCACAAATACCAATAGAAAATTACGAGTTATTTCAAGGATATACGACGGACGTGATGCACATAGTCAATTATTGATAAACAGTTGTGATGAAATTTATACCAGTATGTTATATACAATGTAATTTACTGAGTACGTTATTCTTGCATACAGGATGCGAGATCTTATTGGATTTTAGGCTTGATGGTTCCCTTTATTTTGGTTCCTCAACTTTTATCAAAAGACGTAGATAGCCAATAGCATAATGGGATATTGACCTGGCAAAATTCTTAAGGCATATCCTCACACATGCAGTCACATTCAAAAGCATTTCTCTGTTCAGACACCGAACATAACATGCATGTTTGATCATCTCAGTACCTTTACACGCCCTTCTGCGGCGGAGTGGAAAATCATGACACTGATGATTGACTTGTCTGCTGACACGCCAGGGTCGAGTTATACCACGAAAGAAGTCTTCATGAACACAGTAATTAAGTGTATGGAGATTCTACTTCTGGCATGCTGTAATCATTGGGTCAACTTTTTATTATGCGAGTCTCATAAGAATATGTTGATCCGAAGGGCGAAAGAGGTTGGGGCCGGCCCATATAAgctttcattatattttagTAAGAAGACAATATACCTCATCGAGTTCGAGTATGTAATGGAGAAATGATCCTTCATGCAGATCTGCAAAAGCAACTTAAGCTTGGAATTTGGAGTGTGGCCCTCATCCACCTTTCTTATCCTGATCAGTCATGGAGCTTTTCTGGAAGAAGAATCATTGTTGGAGGAGAGTAAAGATTAAAAAGATTTACTAAGCTCCAAAACTCTTAGCTCAGCAAAAAccattataaattaaagacacccaattttaaattaaagatGCCCAAGGccaagaaaatttgaaattcttCCCCGAAATTCCAGTCGAAATCCTGTTGTTATGGCGCATTACTTCCTCCTTGAATCGAAACATGTGATTATCGGGACACAAGATATACTCGTACACCCTGCTTGGTGCCAAAGATAGTTGCACTTTAAATCATATTAAGTTCAAACTTTTCCTAGGCACCTTGCTTTAGAATCGTAAAATATCTTGTTTGTGATGAATGTGCTGTATATATCTCTTTCTGATTGAGTTGAGGCTTTAATTAATGTAGAAAAAACAAGATAATAAACACATGAGTGGGGACAATCCATGTGTgggttcatcttcttcttttttgcctCCCCTCCTCTTTTCTGACTCATGCCACGGCCGAAAGCAAAGTGACAAGCCGTTTGGTGACGGCTCGGTCTTTCCAAATTAAGCCTACTTCAAATATTCTTGAAATGGAATAGCTTTGCCTTTCATTAGTTTCTGGTTCATACCGGGGAGTTTTGCGTCAAGAAGGGGGTATGAGGATGACTTTCATGAATGTTAACAGTGTCGAGCAGTTTTCCttattgaatttccattgggctGATATGAGTTTGAGCCAATTTTCATTCCCAACATCCTTCCTCGCGTGCAACGTTTGGTTCTtttctgcctacacgttgtcacgtgcccttaaatacCCGTCCTCAATAACTGACCTCGAGCCAgactcatcttccgtgctTGAGCCAAGGGGACTTACATGAGGCACGCTCTTAACTCCACTCAGACATATTGTGTCTGGCGTGATGTTGGTGTGCACATACACATGGACGCGCATATCCGTAACCtaagctttgataccatattgAATTAACTCAAGCCACATTTAAACCTACGGTTATCTCCTTGATTTTCTAATGTGAAATTACAATTCCCAACACTCGTCCTCAAATGTAACGTATGGTCGTTTTTTGCCGACACATTGTCACGCGCCCTTAAACAATCCTAACCATTAACTCGATGAGAAGCAAAGGGATGATTAAGTACTCAGAACATCGACGTGCATATCTTCTTCACTTGCTGGGTTTCATGTATTGATATGTTACTGTGAGAACAAGTTCTGTTCTGATATGGATCTATAAAGGCAAGTGCAAGTTGAGGTTGATTTAGAAAAATCTAGAATCAGCCATAATGTGTATATGCCTCCAACTTTTGCAGCAGATCATGCGATTTTTGGGTGAGATAGGATAGAAAAGCATCTGATTGATGATCGGtatcgctttttttttttaaaatctcttTTTCCAGATTCAGATGTATGCTTGCACTGGATATAGTTTATTCGAAGATATTAGACGTCAGTCgatctattatatattacttCAAGTAAAGTTACATACTCTAAGAGAAGTCGACGGACAAAGCTAGAGTAGCTGGCAATTTAGAGGGTCCAATAAGCTATcgatatttctttttcctgttGTTTTGGCAAATTACAAATTGAGATGGATGACATTTAAGTTGCATAGCCCAAATCGGAATCGGTTTCCTCGGACAAATTCGCAGTTGGTTCTGCTTAACAAAAAGATTGATATGGGGCACGGGTACGCAAAAGCCAAGTAGGTGTGGAAGCGAAGTTTATGCTGGGAGAGACCACAGCAAAGTTGAAACTATCTATGGGTTGCAAATGTCACGATCGACTCCATCCTTACCAACGAGCATCAAGCTGGGCATACCAGAACTTCCGTGTTTGCTGATTCATTAGCTGGCCCAACCTAGTCCAAGTTGGTTCGAGCTGAACATGAATGCAAACCCGAAAGTAACCCAGGGTCAGCGTGGTCAGGTGGCCTTATTAGCAATGATTAGGCAAACCGTGTCATTAGATTTAACAAATTATGGTTATGGCCTCGTCAGGGGTTGGCGAACTGTATACGAGCTTTCCCGGGGTGACATGAGCCTTGAACACGAGCGGTCTGTTGGTATTAGATGGCTATAAGCCTTTAACTGTATGTGGGCTGTGAACTAAGCAGGTTACTGTAAATCACGGATTCTAGGAAGGCAATTCGGGTATGGCTTGGCTAGGTGACACAACAATTCTCGAGCTCTCGCGACATGTTCATGCCGTGGCTCGTGATGAGATTGTTTCTCTTCTTTTGGGCTGTATCTCTATTGAATCGAAACCCGCTTTTGTATTGTTTAGTTTctggttttattttcctacaAGTTTTGCATAATTCAGTCGGATGGTTGTCAAGCTATTTAAGACAATATGGGCTTCACTGACCAAACATTGGGCTGAATTAAAACATTAGTTTACTGATTACTATGATCCCTTTGGATCCAGTCCAATGTGAAATCTTCATGTTGAGTATGCCTCGTATTCAGTGGAGAACCCGAAAATTGAAGAGGAGAGCGGTAACGAGATCGGACGAAAAAAGAAGGGGCGAGATCTAAAATTCTCTTAagattatattttctattttatagtGATTTCGTTAtctcttaaatttttaaatgggGAAATTATTTCTGAAGATGTTAGAGATAATTcaagaatatttttagaatattaCATATGGAGAACTATCCTATGATTATATTAGGATATTTTTGAGATATTGAGAAGGtattgtatttatttgaaGGGGAGAGAGTTTTGTATCAAGACAACACGTTGTGTGAGAATCGATGTGAAGGTTTGGCACTTCGATGTCGGCTCTTCGCCACTTGGGGCAGGCTGTAGTATGTTAAGGGTTGGCTGTTTGTCCATTGAAGCGGTAAGTGAGCTGGGTTCAGAACGTCGTTAGACAGTTTGGTCCATATCCGGTGTGGGCGTTTGAGCATTGAGAGGACCTTTCCCTAGTACGGATGACCGAGAAGGACGCATAATCTTCTTGAGAATTTTCGGGAAGCTATTCTCAAGTTGGGTCTCGTAATCGGTTTATTGATCTAGTGAAATCTCCATATTTTTTCTGTGGATGTTTCTCTCGCCATGAGGGTTTTACCATGTATATCATGGTATTATTTCTTACCTCTTTTCGGTCTAAATTTCTCGACTGGGCGTGCTCCCCCAACGCTTCAGCTTGTCCTTTGCTGATACCAGATACTTGTCTCGTAACCTAGAGCTAATATTGCATCGCAAAGTCATGTGAGAAGAGATATTATCAAGGTTGCggctcatttttctttctgttGGGCCCATATTAAATGTGATGGATCCATTTTGCAGGCCCATTTTGCAGAATTCGTCCCCTCGAGCTCCcctaaaacgaaaacaaaaaataaactaattaTTTCCTCATGATTCAAGATGGATTGATTTAAatggttcgaattgaatggaaaaaatgcATGACTGAAAGAGTTTTATTTCATAATGAATCGATCAGTTTAAACTAAATTAGTCGGAATCTAATAGCCTAATGAACGTAGTAGTGCCACTGcatacaagaaaaaaaataaaaaaggaaaagaaaaagtaaaagaggATTGGTTGTAGGGGAGTTTTCTTTTCAACCCTTTTTCCTCCTCAAAGCTCAATGATTGAGTCCCATAATTGAGCGTTtgattacaaataaaaaattatttttatcaaaggagagtatatatatatatatatatattcctgaatttgatgatatgataataataattacaagCTATAGCCGCACTATCTAGGGGACAGATAATTTTTTGGCATGAAATTGTCAGAGTTTGAGCCTATCCAAATCTTTTTTGCATGTCTCTAAGAAGACACTAGAAAATAGGGCATAGGATCCGTTTCAAGGACGAGAAGGCAGAGAAACCCACTtgcaccttttttttaataatacatttaaaaaaaagtatttattttaattagaaaGGACGAATAATTGAATATGGTACATTCATTTCCTTCCAAATAAACTTGTTCGTAAAATTATATCCGTCCGATTAAGACATCTACCCTCAATTACACTTGACTCAATCCGTCGGAACGTACATTTTGGTTTTATTGCACTTTCTGATGTCGATATGTCAATACGGTTGCTGATCGATTGCTCCCTAATTTCGCTGTTGGATGACCACCATTCTGTACCTGCACAAGTATGTAATAATGCctttgaattaaaattaaaatgcagAGAGATAGCATAACAAAGCTTATGAGTTCTGATTACTATGTAAACATGAACTGACATCTGGCAGGACAACTCAGACATTGGCTCtagaaaacttaaaaaaaagggggcaATCGAATCAGAAACAGATAGGAAATGCCTCTTGGTAATTATTTTTGGTAAAATTTTATCTTGGGGACATAATTAATAAGATAACAATTGAAATTATCCTGTGCCCATCAAGAAATATATGGAATTACTTCATTTTACTCTGCTCACATAaggaaattttcatttaatggggaaaaaattatatgtttcATACATTTGGCCAATCACACCATGCGGCAAGATATAATTATTGAAAACGTTATCCTTATCCTTTTATAAGTACCtgacaaaaaaattcaaaaactgGCCAAGAAGAGAGGGAAaacaagaaagaagagaagttCTTGAACATCAAGAGTAAGGTTTCTTGAATCCTTAATTGATGAAATTAATTGTTTGAGAAATTGCAAGCAATTTATTATATGCTTTTTCAGTGCACCAGTGAAAAAGGTGccctcctttttctttctttttatgtggttcttttttctttttttttgctgggtgTCCTTTTTATGTGGATCAGCAACTCCACATGACAGCATGTGTACTGATATGATATAATACagacatatatgtatatgtatatgtcatGTCTATAGTTATAGGTGAGATTTTTCTGAGCCCTGTGTTCAACTGAGGTCCCCCCACAAGATTGAATGCATATTTCTCATTTTCCACTTCCCATCAAT
This genomic window contains:
- the LOC116210114 gene encoding nuclear envelope-associated protein 2-like isoform X2, yielding MMSVADKSPSPARDIDPLLKDLNEKKQSFRRNVVSLAAELKEVRTRLASQEQSFARETLTRQEAETKAKGLEEEIRRLQKRLDERNEELQASASTAEKYTKELDDLRSQLASTQATADASTASAESAQFQCLALLKELDEKNRSLKDHEDRVNKLAEQLDYLQKDLQAREFSQRQLKDEVLKIEQDIMQAVARAGVSKDSELRRMLDEVSPKNIDKLNKLLDVKDEEIAKLKDEIRVMTAHWKMKTKDLESQLERQRRADQELKKRVLKLEFCLQEARAQMRKLQRTGERREKTLKELREQLAGKQQQEDGGVSEKQNFWETPCFKIMVSMSMLILVVFSKR
- the LOC116210114 gene encoding nuclear envelope-associated protein 2-like isoform X1, whose protein sequence is MMSVADKSPSPARDIDPLLKDLNEKKQSFRRNVVSLAAELKEVRTRLASQEQSFARETLTRQEAETKAKGLEEEIRRLQKRLDERNEELQASASTAEKYTKELDDLRSQLASTQATADASTASAESAQFQCLALLKELDEKNRSLKDHEDRVNKLAEQLDYLQKDLQAREFSQRQLKDEVLKIEQDIMQAVARAGVSKDSELRRMLDEVSPKNIDKLNKLLDVKDEEIAKLKDEIRVMTAHWKMKTKDLESQVFLLIQSPVLYLIFTINPPFGIKEAVSHSSTMFKIQLERQRRADQELKKRVLKLEFCLQEARAQMRKLQRTGERREKTLKELREQLAGKQQQEDGGVSEKQNFWETPCFKIMVSMSMLILVVFSKR
- the LOC116210096 gene encoding SH3 domain-containing protein C23A1.17-like isoform X1 — encoded protein: MNPIKNPFGPPPPDFRKLVHPNKMAPGSANCLFLLFHLLISCSSGEHDYGDTATSSVAGLQVFPSDGRVRSSAAGLGLSVDLWLSERQVKNLIASETSTVSWLKARLLLDKRIRNIIVRFGHGNSGPCELQNLQLTLETVNRIIGNFGNKHRVELSVAFPLPHLEKLTEGNAMELISGIDKSISKIIIEDRGGKDKKRADRFIGSIVERAHLVSSRLPSNGFHVVLAIRGPAAPKEVSQLRYRISESFKSGRTKPNGRIVEIRNVQEPISVPSRRALLKSDHMKSTGHDTDFPVTPTPIIVTVPATAGPVAISPTNPNLTPLAFPPPIPVTFPTPPVTVPVTPIPVTNPVPVTPVPVTNPVTTYPSTPGIPTVTPTPVPTTNPPATPSTSPAIPGQSWCVAKAGASEAALQAALDYACGIGGADCSQIQMGASCYNPNTLENHASYAFNSYYQKNPVATSCDFSGTATIVAANPSTGACIYPTSQTSAPATTTPTTPTPTPTTAALPPPSTGAVPVPVPVPVPGSGTPPAVLNSGNPPSGNPTDFGNLGPPPPATFFSTSARLQPYVGCIIVLISLVLQDLCCRDRK
- the LOC116210096 gene encoding SH3 domain-containing protein C23A1.17-like isoform X2: MNPIKNPFGPPPPDFRKLVHPNKMAPGSANCLFLLFHLLISCSSGEHDYGLQVFPSDGRVRSSAAGLGLSVDLWLSERQVKNLIASETSTVSWLKARLLLDKRIRNIIVRFGHGNSGPCELQNLQLTLETVNRIIGNFGNKHRVELSVAFPLPHLEKLTEGNAMELISGIDKSISKIIIEDRGGKDKKRADRFIGSIVERAHLVSSRLPSNGFHVVLAIRGPAAPKEVSQLRYRISESFKSGRTKPNGRIVEIRNVQEPISVPSRRALLKSDHMKSTGHDTDFPVTPTPIIVTVPATAGPVAISPTNPNLTPLAFPPPIPVTFPTPPVTVPVTPIPVTNPVPVTPVPVTNPVTTYPSTPGIPTVTPTPVPTTNPPATPSTSPAIPGQSWCVAKAGASEAALQAALDYACGIGGADCSQIQMGASCYNPNTLENHASYAFNSYYQKNPVATSCDFSGTATIVAANPSTGACIYPTSQTSAPATTTPTTPTPTPTTAALPPPSTGAVPVPVPVPVPGSGTPPAVLNSGNPPSGNPTDFGNLGPPPPATFFSTSARLQPYVGCIIVLISLVLQDLCCRDRK